In Verrucomicrobiota bacterium, a single window of DNA contains:
- a CDS encoding alpha-L-fucosidase yields MLTLAALNLKAEVIGQGQLATATEEQGLQQQFSAYRGVDADYVHAGATTLERWMDWKWGLRIHWGLYCMFDGGESWILVKPTPKPRDWQMNYYASYQQFNPTNFNADEWMRIMAHAGMRYFSFTSKHHEGFCLWPTKTLQKGFRKKADGSYEDVVDHYSIAETPYKKDIIADLVKAGRAHNLGVSLYYSHIDWHDWDFAWDSRNFWYDPQFTKESDPKRWAAFIKKERDQITELLTGYGPIDTLCLDISWPKEARAEAYDVAKLARQLQPNIMLRNRGINEYGDYETPEQTIPGDPNNMKRPWQVIYPGSSGFSYKKNDTYKPREWVLESLIDIVSKGGNFQVGFGPDPTGKWPQEMIERVSYVGAWLKVNGECIYATRPYLRYHEGTDLRFTRTKDKKYLYIISLKWPGEALHSKLARVREGSKVRLLGYDHDLAWRREGEGVVIDMPKELQEAAKRPSLQAYAFKVESEPWEKFSATLPEEPPLPTQSKKKKSTTASDSKAPAHVSEVVPQLRFLPSGTDGKEMVSSDLTNPGVTVRYTLDGSDPDATSPVFSSPVSLAKGQVLKARAFGGGASADHLATAIGGAIRINFQILDNKTPAGFLPDSGEPFAKRTNGRTYGWSMDVTKEVRRRGPGEIKDTFCHFRKGVTWEIEVPNASYVVTVGVGDFSHESRNTINVEGVIFFSSLELSQQTAETTKTVEVKDGKLTIDCGDSGDRQTKITFVSVAAK; encoded by the coding sequence TTGCTTACGCTTGCAGCGCTGAACCTTAAGGCCGAAGTCATTGGCCAAGGCCAACTAGCTACGGCGACCGAAGAGCAAGGCCTGCAGCAACAATTCTCCGCCTACCGCGGGGTGGACGCGGACTATGTCCACGCGGGTGCCACCACACTCGAACGCTGGATGGATTGGAAGTGGGGATTGCGCATTCATTGGGGACTCTATTGCATGTTCGATGGGGGCGAATCTTGGATATTGGTAAAACCGACGCCCAAGCCGCGCGATTGGCAGATGAACTACTACGCCTCTTACCAGCAGTTCAACCCCACCAATTTCAATGCCGACGAGTGGATGCGCATCATGGCGCACGCGGGCATGCGGTATTTCTCATTTACCAGCAAACACCACGAAGGCTTTTGCCTGTGGCCCACGAAAACGTTGCAGAAAGGTTTTAGAAAAAAAGCCGACGGCAGCTATGAAGACGTGGTGGACCATTACAGCATCGCGGAGACGCCTTACAAAAAAGACATCATCGCCGACCTGGTCAAAGCCGGGCGCGCGCATAACCTGGGCGTGAGCCTCTACTATTCGCACATTGATTGGCACGATTGGGATTTTGCCTGGGACAGCCGGAATTTCTGGTATGACCCCCAATTTACCAAGGAGTCTGATCCTAAACGCTGGGCGGCGTTCATCAAAAAGGAGCGCGATCAAATCACGGAGTTGCTCACGGGGTACGGCCCAATTGACACGCTTTGCTTGGACATCAGTTGGCCTAAAGAGGCACGGGCCGAAGCGTACGACGTTGCCAAGCTGGCACGCCAATTGCAACCGAACATCATGCTGCGCAATCGCGGCATCAATGAATACGGCGATTACGAGACGCCCGAACAAACCATCCCGGGCGACCCGAACAACATGAAACGGCCCTGGCAGGTCATTTATCCGGGCAGTTCCGGGTTTTCTTATAAGAAAAATGACACCTATAAGCCGCGCGAGTGGGTGCTGGAGAGCCTGATTGATATTGTCTCCAAAGGCGGCAATTTCCAGGTTGGTTTTGGGCCGGACCCGACCGGCAAGTGGCCGCAGGAAATGATTGAGCGCGTCAGCTACGTGGGCGCCTGGCTCAAGGTTAATGGCGAATGCATCTATGCCACGCGCCCGTACCTGCGCTACCACGAGGGAACCGATTTGCGCTTCACGCGCACCAAAGACAAAAAATATTTGTACATCATCAGCCTCAAATGGCCGGGCGAAGCGCTGCATAGCAAATTGGCGCGCGTCCGCGAAGGCTCGAAGGTCCGCCTGCTCGGCTACGATCACGATTTGGCTTGGCGGCGCGAAGGCGAAGGTGTGGTCATTGACATGCCCAAAGAACTCCAGGAGGCCGCCAAGCGGCCCTCCCTCCAGGCCTATGCCTTTAAAGTCGAGTCCGAGCCGTGGGAAAAATTCTCCGCCACGTTGCCAGAGGAACCACCCCTGCCCACGCAATCGAAGAAAAAGAAAAGCACTACGGCCAGTGACAGCAAGGCGCCCGCACACGTCAGCGAAGTCGTTCCTCAATTGCGCTTCCTGCCCAGCGGAACGGATGGCAAAGAAATGGTCAGCAGCGACCTCACCAATCCCGGCGTCACGGTGCGCTATACCTTGGATGGTTCCGATCCTGATGCCACTTCTCCCGTATTTTCCTCACCTGTTTCGCTGGCCAAAGGCCAGGTGCTCAAAGCGCGCGCCTTTGGCGGCGGCGCTTCGGCCGATCATCTCGCCACCGCCATCGGGGGAGCCATCCGGATTAATTTCCAAATCCTGGACAACAAAACGCCGGCGGGCTTTTTACCCGACAGCGGCGAACCTTTCGCTAAACGAACCAATGGGCGCACTTACGGCTGGAGCATGGACGTTACCAAGGAAGTCCGCCGCCGCGGCCCCGGCGAAATCAAGGACACCTTCTGCCATTTCCGCAAAGGTGTGACCTGGGAAATTGAAGTTCCCAATGCGTCTTACGTGGTGACGGTAGGCGTGGGCGATTTTTCGCACGAAAGCCGCAATACGATTAACGTCGAAGGGGTAATTTTTTTTAGCAGCCTTGAACTCTCGCAACAAACAGCCGAGACCACCAAAACGGTTGAGGTTAAAGACGGCAAACTGACTATCGATTGCGGCGATTCCGGTGATCGCCAGACGAAGATCACCTTTGTCAGTGTGGCCGCGAAGTGA